Proteins from a single region of Homalodisca vitripennis isolate AUS2020 unplaced genomic scaffold, UT_GWSS_2.1 ScUCBcl_9171;HRSCAF=17583, whole genome shotgun sequence:
- the LOC124374577 gene encoding ribonuclease 3-like, with amino-acid sequence MESLLSEVFAPPSLHNDSITSPNNYERLEFLGDSVLNMVVSIILFELYPLEKEGDLTLRKNHLVSGRKLVEISRSLGFMRLMPDSSMHWRRGERRTGSAHRSNLP; translated from the coding sequence ATGGAGAGTCTCCTGTCTGAAGTGTTTGCCCCTCCTTCTCTACACAACGACTCGATCACCAGCCCAAACAATTACGAGAGGCTGGAGTTCCTGGGTGACAGTGTGCTGAATATGGTGGTGTCTATTATACTGTTCGAGCTCTACCCCCTGGAAAAGGAAGGCGACCTCACCCTAAGGAAGAATCATTTGGTCAGCGGGAGGAAACTGGTGGAGATCAGCCGCTCCCTGGGCTTCATGCGTCTAATGCCAGACTCGAGCATGCACTGGCGGAGGGGAGAGCGACGCACTGGAAGCGCTCATCGGAGCAATCTACCTTGA